A window of Marinobacter salarius contains these coding sequences:
- the istA gene encoding IS21 family transposase yields MPAKRLSMRKIKEVLRLKWERGLSNRQIAAACGVSRPTVSDYLRRTVEAGLSWPLPADMDEAHLERLLFPPPPDLPAQARGIPDWQHIRDELTGKNVTLFLLWQEYRQANPDGYQYSWFCEHYRAWRGKLDLVMRQDHRAGEKLFVDYAGQTVPVIDRTTGEIHEAQVFVAVMGASNYTYAEATWSQTLPDWVGSHIRTFEFLGGVPELVVPDNLRSGVSKAHRYEPDLNPTYQDMAAHYGVAVVPTRVRKPRDKAKVEGGVLIVERWILAALRHRQHFSLGQLNATIRELLEKLNSRPFRKLPGCRRDHFEQLDQPVLQPLPAEPYVYAEWKKARVHIDYHVAIDGHYYSVPYTLIKKEVEVRITHNTIECFYRGNRVASHRRSDQKGRHTTIATHMPESHRQAGEWSPERLIAWAAKTGPATEKLIRTALGARKHPQQAYRSCLGILRLGQSYGESRLEAACQRALMLGSCRYKSIESILKHRLDQQPLEEQQELALPDTHDNIRGPAYYH; encoded by the coding sequence ATGCCAGCGAAGAGGTTATCCATGCGTAAAATCAAAGAAGTCCTTCGCCTCAAGTGGGAGCGAGGGCTGAGCAACCGCCAGATTGCGGCGGCCTGTGGCGTTAGCCGCCCCACCGTAAGCGACTACCTGCGCCGCACGGTTGAGGCCGGTCTGAGCTGGCCGTTGCCAGCGGATATGGATGAGGCCCACCTGGAGCGGTTGCTGTTCCCGCCGCCACCGGACCTGCCGGCACAGGCCAGAGGTATACCCGACTGGCAACACATCCGTGACGAACTCACGGGCAAGAACGTCACCCTGTTCCTGCTCTGGCAGGAGTACCGGCAAGCCAACCCGGACGGTTATCAGTACAGCTGGTTCTGCGAGCACTACCGGGCCTGGCGGGGCAAGCTGGACCTGGTGATGCGCCAGGACCATCGGGCCGGTGAGAAGCTGTTTGTGGACTACGCTGGCCAGACCGTGCCCGTCATTGACCGCACCACCGGAGAGATCCACGAGGCACAAGTCTTTGTCGCGGTGATGGGTGCATCCAATTACACCTACGCCGAAGCCACCTGGAGCCAGACATTGCCGGACTGGGTCGGCTCCCACATCCGGACCTTCGAGTTCCTGGGCGGAGTGCCGGAACTGGTGGTTCCGGACAACCTCCGCTCCGGCGTCAGCAAGGCCCATCGCTACGAGCCGGATCTCAACCCAACCTATCAGGACATGGCCGCCCATTATGGCGTGGCCGTTGTCCCGACAAGAGTTCGTAAGCCCCGTGACAAAGCCAAGGTGGAAGGCGGTGTATTGATCGTCGAGCGCTGGATCCTGGCAGCCCTGCGCCACCGTCAGCACTTCTCCCTAGGTCAACTCAACGCCACCATCCGTGAGCTACTGGAGAAGCTCAACAGCCGCCCCTTCCGCAAGTTGCCCGGCTGTCGGCGTGACCACTTCGAACAGCTGGATCAACCGGTTCTACAGCCGTTGCCGGCAGAGCCGTATGTCTACGCAGAGTGGAAGAAGGCTCGGGTGCATATCGACTACCACGTGGCCATCGACGGTCACTACTACTCAGTGCCCTACACACTGATCAAGAAAGAGGTGGAGGTTCGCATCACCCACAACACCATCGAATGCTTTTACCGGGGCAACCGTGTCGCCAGTCACCGGCGTTCCGATCAGAAAGGGCGACACACCACGATTGCTACCCATATGCCCGAGTCCCATCGCCAGGCGGGCGAGTGGTCGCCGGAACGGCTCATCGCCTGGGCGGCCAAAACCGGACCGGCGACGGAGAAGCTTATCCGCACCGCTCTGGGTGCCCGCAAACACCCTCAGCAGGCGTACCGCTCCTGTCTGGGCATTCTCCGGTTGGGGCAGAGCTACGGCGAGTCGCGGCTGGAGGCCGCCTGCCAGCGAGCCCTGATGCTGGGAAGCTGCCGCTACAAGAGCATTGAATCCATCCTCAAACACCGTCTGGATCAGCAGCCCCTGGAAGAGCAACAGGAACTGGCCTTGCCCGACACCCACGACAACATCCGTGGCCCCGCCTACTACCACTGA
- a CDS encoding type II toxin-antitoxin system VapC family toxin: protein MLYFDTSAVLPYYRQEHASDRVQVLLESQTEPVLISHLTEVEVVSALARWVRMGELSEPQANRIESAFHDDVSHGRFSLCPIETAHYKRASHWIGARKTSLRTLDALHLACAEHHQAQLISEDEALVNAAVFFGIDARLASKGD, encoded by the coding sequence ATGTTGTACTTTGATACCAGCGCCGTTCTCCCCTACTACCGACAAGAGCACGCCAGCGATCGTGTTCAGGTATTGCTTGAATCACAGACCGAGCCGGTTCTTATCAGTCATCTGACTGAAGTTGAGGTGGTAAGCGCACTGGCCCGGTGGGTTCGGATGGGAGAGCTCAGCGAACCCCAGGCGAACCGGATCGAAAGTGCATTCCACGATGATGTCAGCCATGGGCGCTTCAGCCTGTGCCCCATTGAAACGGCCCACTATAAACGGGCCAGCCACTGGATTGGCGCCAGGAAGACAAGCTTGAGAACGTTGGATGCACTTCATTTGGCATGCGCAGAACATCACCAGGCTCAACTTATCAGTGAGGATGAAGCGTTGGTGAACGCGGCGGTTTTCTTTGGCATCGACGCCCGCCTTGCTTCGAAGGGCGACTAA
- a CDS encoding condensin complex protein MksE, translating into MSNTSQFQQIASNLPNLAHLFRWFNRGRHLNRISEPVLWEELERNLDDYVAIFTALGFDLRLDGRGFAWFHQDDGSSNTNKATRQLALLFMVIFDTQADAGIPLMKFEHWRIDQTLLTTVFEQHQDLLKAEELDLSGLASLMRTAENFGFARYDSGAWQLLPAVCRYLDHYEELASQVDQDEDVSWASDQDDEDNSL; encoded by the coding sequence GTGAGTAATACCAGCCAATTCCAACAAATCGCTAGCAACCTGCCAAACCTGGCCCATCTTTTTCGGTGGTTCAACCGGGGCCGGCATCTCAACCGGATCTCAGAACCAGTATTGTGGGAAGAGCTTGAACGCAACCTCGACGATTATGTGGCCATTTTTACCGCACTGGGTTTTGACCTTCGCCTTGATGGCCGGGGCTTCGCCTGGTTCCATCAGGACGACGGCAGCAGCAATACAAACAAAGCCACCCGGCAACTGGCCCTGTTGTTCATGGTCATCTTTGATACTCAAGCGGATGCCGGCATTCCGCTGATGAAATTCGAGCATTGGCGAATCGATCAAACCCTGCTGACAACGGTTTTCGAGCAACACCAGGACTTGCTGAAGGCAGAAGAGCTGGATCTGTCCGGCCTGGCGAGCCTGATGAGAACCGCAGAAAACTTCGGCTTTGCCCGTTACGATAGCGGAGCCTGGCAGCTGTTGCCTGCTGTGTGTCGTTACCTGGATCATTACGAAGAACTGGCCAGCCAGGTGGATCAGGATGAAGATGTTTCCTGGGCTAGCGATCAGGATGACGAGGATAATTCCCTATGA
- a CDS encoding type II toxin-antitoxin system Phd/YefM family antitoxin, with protein MQTINVRETREKLSNLLDAVAAGEEVVILRHGKPAARLTAALPEKIQFPNRSELRASLPPVRESSAQAVRELRDEERY; from the coding sequence ATGCAAACGATCAATGTTCGAGAAACTCGGGAAAAGCTCTCAAATCTTCTGGACGCTGTGGCCGCAGGAGAAGAGGTTGTAATTCTGCGTCACGGTAAACCTGCTGCACGCCTAACCGCGGCCTTGCCCGAAAAGATTCAGTTTCCAAACCGTTCGGAACTCAGGGCATCTCTGCCCCCCGTCCGGGAAAGCTCTGCTCAGGCGGTGCGGGAACTCAGAGACGAAGAGCGCTATTAA
- a CDS encoding DUF6079 family protein: protein MKYGELIQFDPIESVVQLRDAGKSTAALQLVNTYVISEEMAERLTQLVIPQMQFEHPVDNKGLLVVGNYGTGKSHLMSVVSSLAADASLVDGLKNEEVRAAATQIAGRFKVVRTEIGATTMSLRDILVAELEENLEKLGVEYVFPEADTITSHKRAFEDMMTKFGDVYPEHGLLLVVDELLDYLRTRKDQELILDLNFLREVGEVCKDLRFRFLAGVQEAIFDSPRFAFVSDSIRRVKDRFEQILIARNDVKFVVAERLLKKTVEQQAKIREYLTPFAKYYDGLNERMDEFVRLFPVHPDYIDTFERVTVVEKREVLKTLSMGMKGVLDKKVPADEPGLIAFDSYWNTLKQNASFRAIPEIRAVIECSQVLESRIENALTPKSYQPMALRLIHALSVHRLTTGDIYSPIGASAAELRDRLCLFEPLIAEMGSDEPDKDLQTHVETVLRKIHSAVSGQFISENKDNHQFYLDLKKTDDFDALIDKRAEALGQNQLDRFYYEALKRVMECQDTPTHVTGYKIWQHELVWQERKAARTGYLFFGAPNERSTAVPQRDFYLYFIQPNDPPRFKDDKANDEVFFRLKGTDEVFQTALKSYAAALDLAATSSGHAKATYESKANGFLKELVRWLQKHMTSAFEVAYQGRTKSIAEWAKGKSVRDLSGLSPHETINFRDLVNTIAGLCLAPNFENQAPEYPVFSVLITGSNRTQAAQDALRAIAGQNRTRQATAVLDALELLDGEKVEPYKSKYTKLILEAIKAKGHGQVVNRSEIIQDDHGLEYMNPGGARLEPEWAVVLMAALVYSGDIVLAIPGKKFDATGLQQLAAASMDELVRFKHLEQPKEWNLPALKALFELLGMTPGMAQLVTQGKDEPVQNLQHAVDQIVKRIVMAQQTMRDGLSFWGLDLLSGTDLASQASALDEAKTFFESLQAYSSPGKLKNFRYSASEVVSHEKAATILDELDALREFVMEHGQTAFWLSSAETVLPADHDWVDRMKTSRQDVLDELRQADLTKLSAQSQDIGAKLSSLKKNYIVAYIGLHTKARLGVNDDKRKAGLLNDQRLQTLLKLAGIDLMPRQQLTDYQNRLAGLKSCFALTEQNLESSPVCPHCNFRPSVETDTAAGSQMIDQMETQLDAMVAAWTSTILSNLEDPITQANMDLLKVDDREPLEAFMKTKELPVPLDSNIVHALKEVLSGLVKVTIHAQELQQALQVTDGPGTPAEMKKRFEEYIDQLTKGKDPAKVRLVLE from the coding sequence ATGAAGTACGGGGAACTTATTCAGTTCGACCCCATTGAGTCGGTCGTTCAGCTGCGTGACGCAGGTAAATCAACTGCCGCACTTCAGCTGGTGAATACTTATGTTATTTCAGAAGAGATGGCTGAACGGCTCACGCAGCTTGTCATTCCACAGATGCAGTTTGAGCACCCGGTGGATAACAAAGGATTACTGGTCGTGGGTAACTACGGCACCGGTAAATCGCATTTGATGTCAGTGGTCTCCAGTCTGGCAGCCGACGCTTCTCTGGTTGACGGGTTGAAAAACGAAGAAGTTCGTGCCGCCGCAACGCAGATCGCTGGCCGCTTCAAAGTCGTCCGCACGGAGATCGGCGCCACGACTATGTCCCTCCGGGACATTCTGGTGGCAGAGCTGGAGGAAAACCTGGAAAAACTCGGTGTCGAGTACGTTTTCCCCGAAGCAGACACCATTACCAGCCACAAACGCGCTTTTGAAGATATGATGACCAAGTTCGGTGATGTCTACCCCGAGCATGGTTTGCTTCTGGTCGTCGATGAGCTCCTCGACTACCTGCGCACACGTAAGGATCAAGAGCTGATCCTCGACCTGAACTTCCTCCGTGAAGTGGGCGAGGTCTGTAAAGATCTGCGGTTCCGCTTCCTGGCAGGTGTCCAGGAAGCTATCTTCGATAGCCCACGTTTTGCCTTTGTTTCTGACAGTATCCGCAGGGTTAAGGATCGCTTCGAGCAGATCCTTATCGCACGCAATGACGTCAAATTCGTAGTGGCCGAACGCCTGCTTAAAAAGACCGTCGAGCAGCAAGCCAAGATCCGCGAGTATCTTACGCCCTTTGCCAAATACTACGATGGCCTTAACGAGCGCATGGACGAATTCGTCCGTCTATTCCCGGTACACCCGGATTACATCGATACCTTCGAGCGGGTTACTGTCGTGGAAAAACGCGAAGTGCTCAAAACACTATCCATGGGGATGAAGGGAGTTCTGGACAAAAAGGTTCCAGCAGATGAACCTGGCCTGATTGCCTTTGACAGCTACTGGAACACACTCAAGCAGAATGCATCATTCCGCGCTATCCCCGAAATTCGGGCCGTCATTGAGTGCAGTCAGGTCTTGGAGTCTCGCATCGAAAATGCGCTTACACCAAAAAGCTATCAACCCATGGCACTGCGTTTGATTCATGCGCTATCGGTACACCGTCTCACAACCGGCGATATATATTCTCCCATCGGGGCGTCGGCCGCAGAACTGCGTGATCGCCTCTGTCTGTTTGAACCACTGATTGCGGAAATGGGTAGCGACGAGCCTGATAAGGATTTGCAAACCCATGTAGAAACCGTTTTGCGCAAAATTCACAGCGCAGTCAGTGGCCAGTTTATTTCAGAGAACAAGGATAACCACCAGTTCTATTTGGACCTGAAAAAGACCGATGATTTCGACGCGCTGATTGACAAACGCGCTGAAGCGCTCGGGCAAAACCAGCTCGATCGTTTCTATTACGAAGCGCTTAAACGGGTGATGGAGTGTCAGGATACGCCAACACACGTTACCGGTTATAAAATCTGGCAGCATGAGTTGGTCTGGCAGGAACGCAAAGCTGCCCGTACCGGCTATCTCTTTTTTGGAGCTCCCAACGAACGGTCCACGGCCGTGCCGCAAAGGGACTTTTATCTCTATTTTATCCAGCCCAACGACCCACCTCGCTTCAAAGACGATAAAGCCAATGACGAGGTTTTCTTCCGACTGAAAGGCACGGACGAGGTATTTCAGACTGCACTGAAAAGCTATGCAGCTGCCCTCGACCTTGCGGCCACATCGTCCGGCCATGCCAAGGCCACCTATGAATCAAAAGCCAATGGCTTTTTGAAAGAACTGGTCCGGTGGCTGCAAAAGCACATGACCAGTGCCTTCGAAGTCGCCTATCAGGGCCGCACCAAATCGATTGCCGAATGGGCCAAGGGCAAATCTGTTCGCGACCTATCTGGCCTTTCGCCCCATGAAACCATCAATTTCCGCGACCTTGTCAATACCATTGCAGGCCTCTGCCTGGCCCCCAACTTTGAGAACCAGGCACCGGAGTACCCGGTTTTTTCGGTGCTGATTACGGGTAGTAACCGCACCCAGGCCGCTCAGGACGCCTTAAGGGCCATTGCCGGGCAGAACCGAACCAGGCAGGCAACCGCTGTGCTAGACGCCTTGGAACTACTGGACGGGGAGAAGGTTGAGCCTTACAAATCGAAATACACTAAGTTGATCCTTGAGGCTATCAAGGCCAAGGGCCATGGCCAGGTGGTGAACCGCAGCGAGATCATTCAGGATGATCACGGGCTTGAATACATGAATCCGGGCGGCGCGCGCCTGGAGCCGGAGTGGGCAGTTGTACTCATGGCGGCATTGGTTTACTCCGGTGACATCGTGCTAGCCATACCGGGCAAGAAATTCGACGCGACCGGGCTGCAACAGCTTGCCGCAGCGAGCATGGATGAACTGGTCCGGTTCAAGCACCTGGAGCAGCCCAAGGAATGGAACCTGCCTGCGCTTAAGGCGTTGTTTGAGCTGCTCGGAATGACACCGGGCATGGCTCAACTCGTGACTCAGGGCAAAGATGAACCGGTGCAAAATCTGCAACACGCCGTGGACCAGATCGTCAAGCGCATTGTTATGGCTCAGCAGACGATGCGCGATGGGCTCTCTTTTTGGGGCCTGGACCTACTCTCGGGCACTGATCTGGCCAGTCAGGCTAGCGCACTGGATGAGGCGAAGACCTTCTTTGAATCGCTTCAGGCCTACTCCTCACCGGGCAAGCTGAAAAACTTTCGTTACAGCGCGTCAGAAGTTGTCAGCCACGAAAAAGCCGCCACGATTCTGGACGAACTGGACGCCCTGCGCGAATTCGTCATGGAACATGGTCAGACGGCGTTCTGGCTTTCCAGCGCCGAGACGGTGCTGCCGGCTGACCATGACTGGGTGGATCGCATGAAGACCAGCCGGCAGGATGTGCTGGATGAGCTCAGACAAGCGGACCTGACCAAGCTGTCGGCCCAATCACAGGACATCGGTGCCAAGCTCTCTAGCCTCAAAAAAAACTACATCGTCGCCTATATTGGGCTTCACACCAAGGCTCGGCTGGGGGTAAACGACGACAAGCGTAAGGCAGGTCTGCTGAATGACCAGCGGTTGCAGACTCTGCTCAAATTGGCCGGTATCGACCTGATGCCCAGGCAACAACTCACCGACTATCAGAACCGGTTGGCGGGATTAAAGAGCTGTTTTGCACTAACCGAGCAAAACCTTGAGTCATCACCTGTCTGCCCGCACTGCAATTTTCGGCCTTCGGTGGAAACCGATACAGCGGCAGGCTCCCAGATGATCGACCAGATGGAAACCCAGCTCGATGCCATGGTGGCAGCCTGGACCTCGACAATTCTCAGTAACCTGGAAGACCCGATCACCCAGGCCAATATGGATCTGTTGAAAGTCGACGACCGCGAGCCCCTGGAAGCCTTCATGAAGACAAAGGAGCTGCCAGTGCCCTTGGACAGTAATATCGTCCACGCCTTAAAGGAGGTTTTATCTGGGCTGGTCAAAGTCACTATCCATGCGCAGGAGCTACAACAGGCCCTGCAGGTCACAGACGGCCCAGGCACGCCGGCAGAAATGAAAAAGCGCTTCGAGGAATACATTGATCAGCTCACCAAAGGGAAGGACCCAGCTAAGGTTCGGCTGGTTTTGGAGTAA
- the istB gene encoding IS21-like element ISSpu5 family helper ATPase IstB, whose translation MLKHPTLDKLHALKLTGMAAALADQSATPDITDLSFEERLGLLVDREMTERDNRRMTSRLRRARLRHTAILEDIDYRNSRGLDKGLVQSLAGCQWVKEHLNVLITGPTGVGKTWLACALAHKACREGYTAQYVRLTRLLRELTIAKGDGQYAKLLTNLAKVDVLILDDWGLMKLSAENRRDLLEVLEDRHGRRSTMATSQLPIEEWHGVIGDATLADAILDRLVHNAYKINLRGESMRKQKAKLTATETSE comes from the coding sequence ATGCTAAAACATCCCACACTGGACAAGCTCCACGCCCTCAAACTGACCGGCATGGCCGCCGCCCTGGCGGATCAGTCGGCCACCCCCGACATCACCGATCTGAGCTTCGAGGAACGCCTCGGGCTGCTGGTCGACCGGGAAATGACCGAGCGAGATAACCGGCGCATGACCAGCCGGTTGCGCCGGGCTAGGCTGCGACACACGGCCATCCTTGAAGACATCGATTACCGGAACTCACGGGGCCTGGATAAAGGGCTGGTGCAATCACTGGCCGGCTGCCAATGGGTAAAAGAGCACCTGAACGTGCTCATCACCGGTCCCACCGGGGTTGGCAAAACCTGGCTGGCCTGTGCACTGGCACACAAGGCCTGCCGGGAAGGCTACACCGCCCAGTACGTCCGCCTGACCCGACTGCTACGGGAGCTGACCATTGCCAAGGGCGATGGCCAGTACGCCAAACTCCTGACCAACCTCGCCAAAGTCGACGTCCTGATCCTAGACGACTGGGGGCTGATGAAACTGAGCGCGGAGAACCGGAGAGACTTGCTGGAGGTGCTGGAAGACCGACATGGCCGGCGTTCCACCATGGCCACTAGCCAATTACCTATCGAGGAATGGCATGGCGTAATCGGTGACGCCACTCTGGCAGACGCCATTCTGGACCGGCTCGTTCACAACGCCTACAAGATCAACCTGCGGGGCGAGTCCATGCGAAAACAAAAGGCAAAGTTGACGGCCACCGAGACTTCGGAGTAA
- a CDS encoding tyrosine-type recombinase/integrase — MPKKSKPLSAKQVEHLKTPGLHNVGGADGLYLKVSDTGARAWVFRYATPEVRISKTGKPFRARRDLGLGGYPDIGLAEARQAAREYRNRIKNYGEDPAEQRRTAKREWADSLRKNVTFEQAARQAFAKKAPEFRSKKHRDQWISRLEHYAFPKLGHLPVAEIDVNHVLDILRPIWHTKTETATRVRQRVESVLTWAKVSGLREGDNPAEWKGNLKELLPDPNKLKKPQHFPALPYKRIPDFFTAVRARDGFSARALEFVILTAARSGEVRGATWDEIDLKAATWKIPADRMKNAKAHTVPLTGTAVELLKALPKLEGNNYVFPAIRGGQMSDMSLTQMVRRMNNDNEKPWIDPATGRNITVHGLRSTFKDWCRERTAYADEVSELQLAHINDDKTRAAYARSELIDKRRLLMADWEKFCLYGEIETNTGKVISIGEGKN, encoded by the coding sequence GTGCCAAAAAAATCGAAGCCACTTTCCGCCAAGCAGGTGGAGCATCTAAAAACGCCTGGGCTGCATAATGTAGGCGGAGCTGATGGACTCTATCTCAAGGTCTCAGACACTGGCGCCCGCGCCTGGGTGTTCAGATACGCGACCCCCGAAGTACGAATATCGAAAACCGGCAAACCATTCCGGGCTCGCCGTGATTTGGGATTGGGCGGATACCCGGATATCGGATTGGCCGAAGCCAGACAGGCTGCCCGCGAATATCGGAACCGGATCAAAAATTATGGTGAAGACCCTGCCGAACAACGACGAACGGCAAAGAGAGAATGGGCTGACAGTCTCCGCAAGAATGTGACTTTCGAGCAGGCCGCCCGCCAGGCTTTCGCAAAAAAGGCGCCGGAATTCCGGAGCAAGAAACACCGGGACCAGTGGATCAGTAGACTTGAGCATTACGCTTTTCCAAAGCTTGGGCACCTGCCAGTGGCCGAAATCGACGTTAACCACGTTCTCGATATCCTCCGCCCCATCTGGCACACCAAAACGGAAACAGCGACACGAGTGCGCCAGAGGGTTGAATCAGTTTTAACCTGGGCAAAGGTTTCAGGCCTTCGAGAAGGTGACAACCCTGCCGAGTGGAAAGGAAACCTTAAGGAACTGCTGCCAGATCCCAACAAGCTGAAGAAGCCGCAACACTTCCCTGCTCTGCCCTATAAACGGATTCCCGATTTCTTTACCGCGGTTCGTGCCCGAGATGGGTTTTCCGCTCGTGCACTCGAGTTCGTCATTCTCACCGCTGCCAGATCCGGTGAAGTGCGCGGGGCCACCTGGGATGAAATCGACCTGAAAGCGGCCACCTGGAAGATACCAGCCGACCGAATGAAGAACGCGAAAGCGCATACCGTTCCACTGACCGGGACCGCTGTTGAGCTGCTGAAAGCACTGCCGAAACTTGAAGGCAATAACTATGTGTTCCCTGCCATCCGGGGAGGACAAATGTCTGACATGTCACTGACCCAAATGGTCCGCCGGATGAACAACGACAACGAAAAGCCATGGATCGATCCAGCGACCGGGCGAAACATCACTGTTCACGGGTTGCGAAGCACCTTCAAAGATTGGTGCCGGGAAAGGACCGCCTACGCAGATGAGGTCAGCGAATTGCAGCTTGCACATATCAACGACGACAAAACCCGCGCCGCCTATGCCCGCTCAGAGCTGATTGATAAGCGCCGGCTGCTTATGGCGGATTGGGAGAAGTTCTGCCTGTACGGAGAGATCGAAACGAACACCGGCAAGGTGATATCGATTGGCGAGGGGAAGAACTAA
- a CDS encoding helix-turn-helix transcriptional regulator — MSKQSLRYVSDKQLSERLEVSRQTVWRWVREGNLPSPIKLGSNCTRWKLSDIENWEASKVGAA, encoded by the coding sequence ATGAGCAAGCAATCCCTCCGCTATGTATCGGATAAGCAACTATCCGAACGCCTTGAAGTAAGCCGCCAGACAGTTTGGCGCTGGGTCAGAGAAGGCAACCTGCCATCCCCAATAAAGCTGGGCTCAAATTGCACCCGCTGGAAACTCTCAGACATTGAGAACTGGGAAGCCAGCAAGGTAGGTGCAGCATGA
- the brxF gene encoding BREX-3 system P-loop-containing protein BrxF: protein MAERISSKINRSLQAAEGLYHHLVLLVGETGSGKTSVLRDVAEELGTSVINVNLALSSELLELTTKQRALRLPGILDEIADQANAPVVLDNLEILFDKELKQDPLRLLQSIARNHTVVASWNGAVTSGRLSYAEPDHPEYRSYDSVDALIVGMDGAATIDETRNNTEAGQA, encoded by the coding sequence ATGGCCGAACGAATAAGCAGCAAAATAAATCGATCACTCCAAGCGGCCGAAGGCTTATACCATCACCTGGTGCTGTTGGTCGGCGAGACAGGCTCCGGTAAGACCAGTGTGCTTAGGGATGTCGCGGAGGAGCTCGGAACCTCTGTCATTAACGTGAATTTGGCGCTCTCAAGCGAACTGCTTGAACTGACGACAAAGCAGCGAGCTTTGCGATTGCCTGGCATCCTTGATGAGATTGCGGACCAGGCTAATGCCCCCGTGGTTTTAGATAACCTCGAGATCTTGTTTGACAAGGAGCTCAAGCAAGATCCTTTGCGTTTGCTCCAGAGTATAGCGAGGAACCATACGGTGGTGGCGTCATGGAATGGAGCGGTCACATCAGGACGACTTTCGTACGCTGAGCCGGATCACCCTGAATATCGCAGCTATGATTCGGTTGATGCTCTTATAGTGGGCATGGATGGAGCGGCCACAATCGATGAAACAAGAAACAATACAGAGGCAGGGCAAGCATGA
- a CDS encoding helix-turn-helix domain-containing protein, with protein sequence MAEMDDRWLSVEEIGKHLGVSNDTVYRWIEKHSMPAHRMGRFWKFKKVEVDEWVKAGGAAEHPSKPESDQ encoded by the coding sequence ATGGCCGAGATGGACGACCGCTGGTTATCCGTAGAGGAAATCGGTAAGCATCTGGGTGTCAGCAACGACACTGTGTACCGCTGGATAGAGAAACACTCAATGCCCGCCCACCGCATGGGGCGCTTTTGGAAGTTTAAAAAAGTGGAAGTAGATGAGTGGGTGAAGGCGGGCGGAGCCGCAGAGCACCCCTCCAAGCCAGAATCCGACCAGTAA